A genomic window from Yarrowia lipolytica chromosome 1D, complete sequence includes:
- a CDS encoding uncharacterized protein (Compare to YALI0D02343g, some similarities with uniprot|Q12324 Saccharomyces cerevisiae YOR088W/YOR0887 possible calcium influx channel) — protein MQQKGFDEIPADLPFAEMVFTVERALTKQISCSYSYEQLQDASHNVVGVFVESLRKETQTNPGIVAALLVARMRLSGGSRDVLSGRVCKTRALVAELIAERYIERLNTEKERLMFVVYEAVEEEGADQHRHAASRNFESESLNQDGYTSFHSDIEDVEYFNDGNERFDTGNEDYGADYGSSDTSFDPDNPGPNPKYFHDEYMYHTTALELAVYSSAKHFLANPTIQQILNDIWTGKIVFWKDINSQSHKEALIYPTCYVLATRRIPDAYTRLRVPRYRQFFMTINYIILLGLYFSLLFIQKKADDYFEMNFTFVEVVLDLFFLGFVVEKIAQEGDRYWSTFDLLVNLDFVVFLVLRIYAYVINDIWLTKLSFDVLSLEAILLFPRVFALLSIYPYYGILLPCLKTLTKDFVKFTTIIAICYFGFLTTFAFLGRGDFTTNEMFWLLVRVFFGSSFAGFDEAPKIHPMFGSLLMLVFVMLTNVLLLTVLISILSTRFSKMMNNAREEYTLLFAESVVEATSDRVTYLYPPLNLLPLLLRPLRLFLTKTQQRRVKIVTLKLTHFPLVFLIWSFENFVVFYHRQMNRRAKKLAEKRWVKARRRVYVEEEGEGLGDGIAVGVRW, from the coding sequence ATGCAACAAAAGGGATTCGACGAGATCCCGGCGGACCTACCGTTCGCGGAGATGGTGTTCACGGTGGAACGGGCGCTAACTAAGCAAATCTCCTGCTCGTACAGCTACGAGCAACTGCAGGACGCATCTCATAACGTGGtgggtgtgtttgtggagtCGCTGAGGAaagagacacaaacgaaTCCCGGAATTGTGGCTGCACTGCTGGTGGCGCGCATGCGACTGAGCGGTGGATCGCGTGACGTACTTTCTGGCCGAGTATGTAAGACTCGTGCTCTTGTTGCCGAACTGATTGCCGAGCGCTATATCGAGCGTCTCAACACTGAGAAAGAGCGGCTGATGTTTGTGGTTTATGaggcggtggaggaggaaggtGCGGATCAACACAGGCATGCCGCCAGTCGCAATTTTGAATCTGAGAGCCTGAATCAAGATGGGTATACGAGTTTCCACAGCGATATTGAGGATGTTGAGTATTTCAACGACGGCAATGAGCGCTTTGACACGGGAAATGAAGACTATGGCGCCGACTACGGTTCCTCTGACACAAGTTTCGACCCTGACAATCCTGGACCAAATCCCAAGTATTTTCACGACGAATACATGTACCATACTACAGCCCTGGAATTGGCAGTATACTCTTCGGCAAAACACTTTCTGGCAAATCCAACGATTCAGCAGATTCTCAACGATATCTGGACTGGCAAGATTGTTTTTTGGAAAGACATCAACTCTCAATCTCACAAGGAAGCTCTAATATACCCTACCTGCTATGTCCTAGCTACTAGACGCATTCCAGACGCGTACACGAGGTTGCGAGTTCCTCGATACCGCCAATTCTTCATGACGATCAATTACATTATACTTCTGGGTCTGTATTTCTCTTTGCTGTTCATACAGAAGAAGGCGGATGACTATTTTGAAATGAACTTCACATTCGTTGAAGTTGTGCTGGATCTGTTTTTTCTCGGGtttgtggtggagaagattgctCAGGAGGGTGACCGGTACTGGTCTACCTTTGATTTGTTGGTGAATCTTGACTTCGTCGTGTTTCTGGTGCTTAGAATCTATGCTTATGTCATCAACGATATCTGGCTCACCAAGTTATCTTTTGATGTGTTATCTCTAGAGGCCATCTTGCTGTTCCCTCGGGTATTTGCTCTGCTCTCCATCTATCCCTACTACGGCATTCTTCTACCATGTCTCAAAACTCTGACCAAGGACTTTGTCAAGTTTACCACCATCATTGCTATTTGCTACTTTGGTTTTCTGACAACTTTTGCATTCCTTGGAAGAGGCGATTTCACCACCAACGAAATGTTCTGGTTACTGGTGAGAGTCTTCTTCGGATCCTCTTTTGCCGGGTTCGACGAAGCGCCCAAAATACATCCCATGTTCGGGTCTCTTCTCATGCTTGTCTTTGTCATGCTCACCAATGTTTTGCTGTTGACAGTTCTCATTTCCATTCTTTCAACCCGGTTCTCGAAAATGATGAACAATGCCCGAGAAGAGTATACATTGTTGTTTGCAGAAAGTGTTGTGGAGGCAACCAGTGATCGAGtcacctacttgtaccctCCCTTGAACCTGCTtccgctgctgctgcgtCCTCTGAGACTGTTTCTCACGAAAACCCAACAGCGACGAGTGAAGATTGTCACTCTCAAGCTCACCCACTTTCCTCTCGTCTTTCTCATCTGGTCGTTTGAGAATTTCGTCGTGTTTTACCATAGACAGATGAACCGAAGGGCCAAGAAGTTGGCGGAGAAGAGATGGGTCAaagcgaggaggagagtgtatgtggaagaagagggagagGGGTTGGGGGATGGAATTGCGGTTGGTGTTAGATGGTGA
- a CDS encoding uncharacterized protein (Compare to YALI0D02387g, similar to Saccharomyces cerevisiae YDR132C and YLR108C; ancestral locus Anc_8.299, weakly similar to uniprot|Q03900 Saccharomyces cerevisiae YDR132c) — MASTTPQSTSSASSSRVGGTMINPKGNFDPTIPAILPHEQMYAIQVGDQRFTLSGASLSSDGPSYFTEFFLKHKDNPPVLFLDRSPDIFKLIVRHLQGYYIMSSDEATSVYLLIDARYYQLPRLTQQLLSSELMIRIGNESIKVPRTAFDTPGDEQNFFTAGMGVFFGLEHDTSDEVHSQFIRPPPLAIPTVPKRDGKLFKELLAIQLGGFVNIHSEEHREALLRECRYFRFRGLEQKMIRHEIRVDPIRKKKEISLFLKNLDVKKIELVDGVVMYKRPFVDTELMDLVFQVPDEAVLSVALSRVSFYGATKIKLDKIAKLHGLTFGAVDLENAHLEISGSQAAVEVQKRGKSDSHTFLTKSVWRFKDGGSGELVLLKGEGYLSEGEFNRTREFF; from the coding sequence ATGGCCTCCACTACGCCCCAATCAACCAGCTCAGCGTCCAGTTCCCGCGTGGGTGGCACCATGATCAACCCCAAGGGTAATTTCGACCCCACCATCCCCGCCATTCTACCCCATGAGCAAATGTACGCGATTCAGGTTGGAGATCAGCGATTCACTTTGTCTGGAGCGTCTCTATCAAGCGATGGCCCGTCGTACTTTACCGAGTTTTTCCTGAAACACAAAGACAACCCGCCGGTGCTTTTTCTCGACCGGTCTCCGGACATTTTCAAGCTCATTGTGCGCCACTTGCAGGGCTACTACATCATGTCTTCCGACGAAGCCACGTCGGTATACCTGCTGATTGATGCACGATACTACCAGCTGCCGCGACTGACTCAGCAACTGCTATCTTCGGAGCTCATGATTCGCATCGGAAACGAGAGCATCAAGGTTCCTCGGACGGCTTTTGATACTCCTGGAGACGAGCAGAACTTTTTTACTGCAGGCATGGGCGTGTTTTTCGGCCTCGAGCACGATACCAGCGACGAGGTGCATTCGCAGTTCATTCGTCCACCCCCTCTGGCAATTCCTACGGTGCCCAAGCGAGATGGAAAATTGTTCAAGGAGTTGCTAGCTATTCAGCTAGGCGGTTTTGTGAACATTCACTCGGAGGAGCATCGAGAAGCGCTGCTGAGAGAATGCAGATACTTTCGGTTCCGGGGGCTCGAACAGAAAATGATCCGGCACGAAATCCGAGTCGACCCAAttcggaagaagaaggagatctCGCTGTTCCTCAAAAACTTGGACGTGAAGAAGATTGAGCTAGTGGACGGAGTCGTCATGTACAAGCGGCCATTTGTTGACACGGAGCTCATGGATCTGGTGTTTCAGGTCCCCGACGAAGCCGTCCTATCTGTGGCGCTGTCCCGCGTCTCATTCTATGGTGCCACAAAGAtcaagctggacaagattgCAAAGCTTCATGGGCTCACGTTTGGAGCGGTGGACCTCGAGAATGCCCATCTGGAAATTTCAGGAAGCCAGGCTGCGGTGGAGGTGCAAAAGCGGGGCAAGAGTGATAGCCATACGTTTTTGACAAAGAGTGTGTGGAGGTTTAAGGATGGAGGTAGTGGAGAGTTGGTGCTGTTGAAAGGAGAGGGATATTTGAGTGAGGGGGAGTTTAATCGGACGAGGGAGTTCTTTTAA
- a CDS encoding uncharacterized protein (Compare to YALI0D02321g, highly similar to uniprot|Q96VU5 Cryptococcus neoformans UDP-glucose dehydrogenase Uxs2p (EC 1.1.1.22)), whose amino-acid sequence MSRPVSDQHVAHKKITKVCCLGAGYVGSPTSAVIAHKSGDLQVTIADISTERISRWINATNEKELPIYEPGLFDVLECRGRNLHFTADIDKAIEEADLIFVSVNTPTKKKGMGAGFAADLGYVESATRRIAKVATSDKIVVEKSTVPCRTAQSMRKILEANGKPGVHFDILSNPEFLAEGTAIKDLLSPDRVLIGSLDNDRGKSAAASLAEIYANWVPRERIITTNVWSSELSKLVANALLAQRISSINAVSAICEATGADVDEVAYACGLDTRIGPKFLKASVGFGGSCFQKDILNLVYLSESLHLPEVAAYWKQVVDMNEYQKSRFTKRVIQSLFNTLTGKKIALFGFAFKKDTGDTRESAAIALAKNFVQEQCQVSIYDPKVEEQQIWLDLSEPGVDSSLTEAKKYVTIAKDAFEAAKDADAIVIATEWDAFKDTELDYEKIYEQMNKPAFIFDGRLILDSKKLEKMGFKVEVIGKTRSELSFE is encoded by the coding sequence ATGTCTCGACCAGTCTCTGACCAGCACGTTGCTCACAAGAAAATCACCAAGGTGTGCTGTCTGGGCGCCGGCTACGTCGGCTCCCCCACGTCGGCGGTGATTGCCCACAAGTCCGGCGACCTCCAGGTGACGATTGCCGACATTTCCACCGAGCGAATCTCGCGATGGATCAACGCCACCAACGAAAAGGAGCTGCCCATCTATGAGCCCGGTCTCTTCGACGTGCTCGAGTGCCGAGGCCGAAACCTGCACTTCACCGCCGACATTGACAAGGCTATTGAGGAGGCCGATCTCATTTTCGTGTCTGTCAACACTCCCACGAAAAAGAAGGGTATGGGCGCGGGCTTTGCCGCCGACCTGGGCTACGTGGAGTCTGCCACACGACGAATCGCCAAGGTGGCTACCTCGGACAAGATTGTGGTGGAAAAGTCGACCGTGCCCTGCCGAACCGCCCAGAGCATGCGAAAGATCCTCGAGGCCAACGGCAAGCCCGGAGTGCACTTTGACATTCTGTCCAACCCCGAGTTCCTCGCCGAGGGTAccgccatcaaggaccTGCTGTCGCCTGACCGTGTTCTCATCGGCTCCCTCGACAATGACCGAGGCAAGTCTGCCGCAGCTTCCCTTGCCGAGATCTACGCCAACTGGGTTCCTCGAGAGCgaatcatcaccaccaacgtGTGGTCGTCCGAGCTGTCCAAGCTGGTCGCCAACGCCCTGCTCGCCCAGcgaatctcctccatcaatGCCGTGTCTGCCATCTGTGAGGCCACTGGTGCTGACGTCGACGAGGTCGCCTACGCCTGTGGTCTCGATACCCGAATCGGCCCCAAGTTCCTTAAGGCCTCTGTAGGATTTGGAGGCTCGTGTTTCCAGAAGGATATTCTCAACCTGGTCTACCTGTCTGAGTCACTGCATCTGCCTGAGGTGGCTGCTTACTGGAAGCAGGTGGTTGACATGAACGAGTACCAGAAGAGCCGATTCACCAAGCGGGTCATCCAGTCGCTCTTCAACACTCTGACCGGCAAGAAGATTGCACTGTTCGGTTTTGCtttcaagaaggacactGGAGACACCCGAGAGTCTGCTGCCATTGCCCTGGCCAAGAACTTTGTGCAGGAGCAGTGCCAGGTGTCTATTTACGACCCCAAGGttgaggagcagcagatcTGGTTGGATCTGTCCGAGCCTGGAGTTGATTCGTCGCTCACTGAGGCCAAGAAGTATGTCACTATCGCTAAGGATGCTttcgaggctgccaaggatGCTGATGCCATTGTCATTGCCACCGAGTGGGACGCCTTCAAGGATACCGAGCTCGACTACGAGAAGATTTACGAGCAGATGAACAAGCCTGCTTTCATCTTTGATGGACGACTGATTCTGGACTCTaagaagctcgagaagatggGCTTCAAGGTGGAAGTTATTGGAAAGACAAGATCTGAGCTTTCCTTTGAGTAA
- a CDS encoding uncharacterized protein (Compare to YALI0D02365g, similar to Saccharomyces cerevisiae PSF3 (YOL146W); ancestral locus Anc_3.4, no similarity), with protein sequence MGGYYDLDEILMEGQKIPCRFEVGVPNLGFLEGRGRKDMNEGTIIDLPIWIADVLSQSEYDPYSGNQECFVTVKIPHALKPSVLNALKTDAPGVDLRYQSPLFFALAIYYLELFEDEELETIIATAMAERISDIYDNVGRRGEFVHKYDEFEKMLYKKGCASRRAYKEYMATIKY encoded by the exons ATGGGTGGATATTACGATCTGGACGAGATTCTGATGGAGGGTCAG AAAATCCCTTGCCGATTTGAAGTTGGAGTCCCGAacttgggcttcttggaaggacgaggacggaAAGAC ATGAACGAAGGTACAATCATTGATCTCCCCATTTGGATCGCAGACGTGCTCTCACAGTCTGAATACGACCCGTATTCCGGCAACCAAGAGTGTTTTGTGACCGTCAAGATCCCGCACGCTCTCAAGCCCAGTGTCTTGAACGCTCTCAAAACGGATGCTCCTGGCGTCGATCTTCGATACCAGTCTCCTCTCTTCTTTGCCCTGGCCATCTACTACCTAGAGCTCTTTGAAGACGAGGAACTGGAGACTATTATCGCCACAGCCATGGCCGAGCGGATATCGGATATTTATGACAATGTtggccgacgaggagagTTTGTACACAAGTACGATGAATTTGAGAAGATGTTGTACAAAAAGGGGTGTGCCTCGAGACGGGCGTATAAGGAGTACATGGCGACGATTAAGTATTAA
- a CDS encoding uncharacterized protein (Compare to YALI0D02277g, weakly similar to uniprot|P23254 Saccharomyces cerevisiae YPR074c TKL1 transketolase 1): MPPFTLADTTAIQVLMSATQDTRSDFTHKLAPLLHLLYTRFVQCNHMNPMWINGDKILFSCGDMTTIQSHVLRYSGYNVDDRELELSKYGAEAFFNQFQESGNGYKPKVVVGDTGSGFVEAVGVALDTQELAENFNKPNFPLITAKTWVVFDEEAALSSDATKAAEAAVEAELNNLIGILVAASPQTVRFYHMMGWRLLEVVDLSDLAQLEAVIVEALQEPHMPVVVHIRSIERSLESDVSDNTLVDEYHRWGDVPVESDQSVTTSLYTRFAIINASRELAWNHLREGYKAFFPADSAALEEVKRELEECYYDEREQEGGSKEGLTVPLERSSRSTPSRTPRLCAGL; encoded by the coding sequence ATGCCCCCTTTCACCCTGGCAGACACTACGGCGATACAGGTGCTCATGTCGGCGACACAGGATACCCGCTCGGACTTCACGCACAAGCTGGCGCCGCTGCTGCACCTGCTGTACACCCGGTTTGTGCAGTGCAACCACATGAACCCCATGTGGATCAACGGCGACAAGATTCTCTTTTCGTGTGGCGACATGACAACGATccagagtcacgtgttgCGCTACTCCGGGTACAACGTCGACGACCGGGAGCTTGAACTGAGCAAATATGGAGCTGAGGCGTTTTTCAATCAGTTTCAGGAGAGCGGAAATGGCTACAAAcccaaggtggtggtgggcgATACCGGGTCTGGGTTTGTGGAGGCCGTGGGAGTGGCTCTGGACACGCAGGAGCTTGCGGAGAACTTCAACAAGCCGAATTTCCCTCTGATCACGGCAAAAACATGGGTCGTGttcgacgaggaggctgctctaTCGTCGGACGCAACTAAGGCcgcagaagcagctgtcGAAGCGGAACTCAATAATCTGATTGGTATTCTTGTGGCTGCATCTCCCCAAACAGTGCGGTTTTACCATATGATGGGCTGGCGGCTGCTGGAGGTTGTGGATCTCAGTGATCTGGCGCAACTCGAGGCAGTCATCGTGGAGGCGCTTCAGGAGCCTCACATGCCTGTGGTTGTGCATATCAGAAGCATTGAGCGGTCCTTGGAGAGTGATGTGAGCGATAACACGCTGGTGGATGAGTATCATAGATGGGGCGATGTGCCGGTTGAGAGTGACCAGAGCGTTACCACAAGTCTGTATACCCGTTTTGCCATTATCAACGCGTCGCGTGAGCTTGCATGGAATCATCTGAGGGAAGGGTACAAGGCATTCTTTCCTGCCGATTcggctgctctggaggaggttaAGAGGGAGCTTGAGGAGTGTTATTATGATGAGAGGGAACAAGAGGGAGGGTCAAAGGAGGGGCTGACGGTGCCTCTGGAGAGGAGTAGTCGGAGTACTCCTAGTAGGACGCCAAGGCTCTGTGCCGGGTTATAG
- a CDS encoding uncharacterized protein (Compare to YALI0D02299g, similar to uniprot|P08640 Saccharomyces cerevisiae YIR019c STA1 extracellular alpha-1 4-glucan glucosidase) — protein sequence MLLPSTAWAFVLSGLQLLWNYCLTRLFVWSSSFLVLQPTYLESDKPRLERSARYTTASDCEIDPNKSPGLSCCLYNEPHLPRTIIIHFQLLLSHTLMKFTALSLAGLAAAELVTLDWASTTQVITAAGTKTEDYLSAAYTAINEKLSQTTAAPDAEVAQEALDLTIQAPFFTMGLEIPDLPEIPAPSGSQNVSNFWYSAKHPESKEKRELTPQELSAIEEAAEGLDLTIQAPFFTMGLILSDEDGHKSTAWITETVEPKTTPTASISNSTTLQKRQNYDDLTIQAPFFTMGLSIGPDGQVTTITTLVTPPPEVIPVTSAPPVTPTPEPTPAPTPTPTPSPESSAAPSSAAPSSAPANSTSVAPSSAAPNTTSVEPTTAAPTSANSTTAVPTTSVNSTTPLPPVVPTVNSTTAVPTVESTTAVNSTTAVPTTSAVNTTSVAPTTSAVNSTTAVPTTSAVNSTTPLPPTTQVNSTTALPTSSAVNSTSVAPTTAVNSTTPIAPVAAPTLNTTSAAPTTALPSTTAVNSTSAVPTSVNSTTSIPTTSAVNSTTVLPTTSAVNSTTVAPTTQVNSTTAAPTTAVNSTTALPTTQANSTTAVPTSIGALNATSAVPVSSALNTTSVVPTVVPTSNSTTSIPVTSAVNSSSVAPTSAVANSTTAVPTSANTTSVAPVAPVTSAVNSTTALPTTSSAVNSTTAVPTTAFNSTTAVPTSSALNTTSIPETQAANTTVPVSSTAAVNSTTPVPLAAPTTSNTTTSVPVTSAVNSTTAAPTTSLANSTTVAPIPTTSAVNSTSALPTTSSFSNSTTVAPVTTSSSSSSSFNSTTVAPITTSSFSNTSSVAIPTTSSFSNTSTPVIASTSSSSSSAFTSFSNSSTIAAPTSFNATTLLRSIRPGAGVFTTGA from the coding sequence ATGTTACTACCTTCAACTGCCTGGGCTTTCGTACTGTCCGGCCTTCAATTGTTGTGGAACTATTGCTTGACTCGTCTCTTTGTCTGGTCCTCGTCCTTCCTTGTCCTCCAACCTACCTACCTTGAGTCGGATAAACCTCGCCTAGAAAGATCTGCAAGGTACACTACTGCTAGTGATTGTGAAATTGACCCTAACAAGTCTCCTGGACTGTCATGTTGCCTATATAACGAGCCTCACCTCCCCCGTACTATCATCATTCActtccagcttcttctctcaCACACACTAATGAAATTCACTGCTCTTTCTCTCGCCGGCCTGGCTGCCGCAGAGCTGGTCACTCTGGACTGGGCCTCTACCACCCAGGTTATCACTGCCGCTGGAACTAAGACCGAGGACTACCTGTCTGCCGCTTACACTGCTATCAACGAGAAGTTGAGCCAGACCACCGCCGCCCCTGACGCCGAGGTTGCtcaggaggctctggaccTGACCATCCAGGCTCCTTTCTTTACCATGGGTCTCGAGATCCCCGATCTTCCCGAGATTCCTGCTCCTTCCGGCTCTCAGAACGTTTCCAACTTCTGGTACTCTGCCAAGCACcccgagtccaaggagaagcgagaGCTGACCCCTCAGGAGCTGTCTGCTATTGAGGAGGCCGCTGAGGGTCTTGATCTCACCATCCAGGCTCCCTTCTTCACCATGGGTCTTATTCTGTCTGATGAGGACGGCCACAAGTCCACTGCTTGGATCACCGAGACTGTCGAGCCTAAGACCACCCCCACcgcctccatctccaactccactaCTCTGCAGAAGCGACAGAACTACGACGATCTGACCATTCAGGCTCCCTTTTTCACTATGGGTCTTTCCATTGGTCCTGACGGACAGGTGACCACCATCACTACTCTGGtgactcctcctcctgagGTCATTCCTGTTacttctgctcctcccgTTACCCCCACCCCCGAGCCTACTCCTGCTCCCACTCCTACCCCTACTCCCTCTCCCGAGTCCTCTGCTGCCCCCTCTTCGGCTGCTCCCTCTTCGGCTCCTGCTAACAGCACCTCTGTGGCTCCCTCTTCGGCTGCTCCTAACACCACCAGTGTTGAGCCTACCACTGCTGCTCCCACTTCCGCCAACAGCACCACCGCAGtccccaccacctctgTTAACTCTACCACTCCTCTTCCCCCTGTGGTGCCCACTGTTAACTCCACCACTGCCGTGCCCACTGTTGAGTCCACCACTGCTGTGAACTCCACTACTGCTGTGCCTACCACCAGTGCCGTTAACACTACTTCTGTGGCCCCTACTACTTCGGCTGTGAATTCCACTACTGCAGTCCCCACTACTTCTGCAGTCAACTCTACTACTCCCCTGCCACCCACCACCCAGGTCAACTCCACTACTGCCCTCCCTACCTCTTCTGCAGTAAACTCGACCTCCGTGGCTCCCACTACCGCCGTTAACAGCACTACCCCCATTGCTCCCGTGGCTGCTCCCACCCTGAACACcacctctgctgctcccacGACTGCTCTTCCCAGCACCACCGCTGTGAACTCCACTTCTGCAGTCCCCACTTCTGTTAACAGCACCACTTCCATCCCCACTACCTCGGCAGTCAACTCCACTACTGTTCTCCCCACTACCTCTGCAGTCAACAGCACAACCGTTGCTCCTACTACCCAGGTCAACTCTACCACTGCTGCTCCTACCACTGCTGTGAACAGCACCACTGCCCTACCCACCACCCAggccaactccaccactgCTGTTCCCACCTCCATTGGTGCCCTGAACGCCACCTCGGCCGTTCCCGTCTCCTCTGCGCTGAACACTACCTCCGTTGTCCCTACCGTTGTTCCCACTTCTAACAGCACCACCTCTATTCCTGTTACCAGTGCCGTGAACTCCTCCTCTGTGGCCCCTACCTCTGCCGTGGCTAACTCTACCACTGCTGTTCCTACCTCGGCTAACACCACCTCTGTGGCTCCTGTGGCCCCCGTTACCTCCGCTGTTAACTCTACCACTGCCCtccccaccacctcctcggctGTTAACTCTACTACTGCTGTTCCCACTACTGCGTTCAACAGCACCACCGCTGTGCCCACCTCTAGTGCTCTCAACACCACTTCCATCCCTGAGACCCAGGCTGCCAACACCACAGTTCCTGTCTCTTCCACCGCTGCTGTgaactccaccacccctgTTCCCCTTGCTGCTCCCACCACCTCtaacaccaccacctcggtCCCTGTTACTTCTGCCGTGAACAGCACTACCGCAGCCCCCACCACTTCTCTTGCTAACAGCACCACCGTGGCACCCATCCCCACTACTTCCGCTGTTAACTCCACTTCGGCTCTGCCAACCACTTCTAgcttctccaacagcaCCACTGTTGCTCCCGTtaccacctcttcttcttcttcttcttccttcaACTCGACTACCGTCGCCCCCATTACCACTTCTAGCTTCTCCAACACTTCTTCCGTGGCTATTCCCACCActtccagcttctccaacacTTCTACCCCCGTGATTGCCTccacatcttcttcttcttcttcggcATTCACTTCTTTCAGCAACTCTTCCACCATCGCCGCTCCCACCTCGTTCAACGCTACCACTCTGCTGCGTTCGATCCgacctggagctggtgtTTTCACCACCGGTGCTTAA